TGGATACAAATAAACCTATAATGGCCCTAGATGCTTGTAGGACTTTATCTTTTCGTGTCAGAGCGAATAAAGTTAGCGTGCTAAAGAAGAGAAATATCCAAGAAAGCCCTAGAATGTAACTGTATTCTCTCGGTTGGGGATTACTTATGATCAGAACAAAGCAACCAGCAAACCAGGCGGGGCCAATGATTAGAGGAGTAGCCACAGGAAAAAGCAAGGATCGGTTTTTAGAAATTTCTGGAATTTCTTTAGATTTGTTAAAAGAGGCCTTCAGGCCATTTAAAGTTATCAGAGCTCCAGCTGAAGCTAAAATAGCACAATCTGGAGTTCTTAGGGCTGAAAGAGCTCCTTTCCCTACAAAGAAGAGAATGAATATTATAGGTAAAGAGATCAGCAGATCTCTGGAAAGTAGTAGTAAAGATCTTTTTAATGAAAAGGATTGAAATATGGCTTGCAAATGCGCCATATTTAAAAAACTATCGGCTATCAAGCAGAGCACGAGAGAAAAAGATAAAAGTTGGATAGTCATTGTTATATTTTCTTTTAACTAATTAATTGGAAGAACAAGGGTTTTCCAAATCAACAAAGGACGATGAATTTTATAAGTTTTGGTATGTTTAATCAAGAAATTATTGATGTAATAAAACCTTATTCAGAACTTTTTTCTACAATACTTCTTTTTGGCCCTCCTGGGGTTGGAAAAGATTTGTTAGGAAATTTTTTATCTCAATCGGGCAGTCAATGCTATGTGTCTATGGGGGATGTATTTCGTTGCTATTCCCCCGAGTCTCCTATACGCAGAATGTTTCACCGTTATGCTGTGAGTGGTGCTTTAATTCCGGATGAGATTGTAATAAATGTATGGCAATACTATGTTCAGGGGCTGATTGCCACAGGAAAGTACTTACCTGAGAGGCAGGATCTGCTACTTTCAGGAGTTCCCAGGACTTTAGGACAATGCCAGCTTTTAGAATCGTTTACAAGGGTGCGTCACGTAATCGTGTTGGAGGCCTTTGATGAATCAGAATTATTAGCTAGAACACAAAAATTAGCGCATACAAGAGGGTTAATTGGAGAGGTTGGACTGGATGTGCTGAAGCGTAGGCTGGAGTCATATTACAAGGACATAGAGGAGCTTATAGCATTTTATCCCAAGCATAAAGTTTCTAGAATACAGGCGGAGCAAAAACCTTTTGAAGTTTTAAGGGATGTCCTATCTAGGCTTTCTCACGTTCTATCAGATCCTTGTGCGGCGTAGTTTTTGAACAAGCAATTTTTTTTAAATGCTCTGACGCAGCTTGGGCCAATTCTGGATAATGCTGGGAGATCGTTTTAATAAGTTGTTCTTGCAATTCCTGGTCTAAAGGAGATTGATTTTCAGCTAGAAGATTTAATGTTTCTTCCCATTGTTTTCGTTCGTCTCTCAGAGTTTCAGCGGCCTTTGATGTAGCTTTTGCGTATATGGAAAAAGCCTTGTCTGGCTGTTCCTTGCAGAAGCAAATGCTTTGATGTAAAGCTTCTTGGAACAGACTAATAAATTGTGCAGATGATGTTCGAGTATTAGCTTTAGCGCAAACCAATAGTTGAGGACCTGAGGGCAATCCATAGTCTTCAGGAAAGAAATGTACGATGGGTATTCCTAAGGCTTTTAGTTTAACGCCCTCTATATTGTAAAAACCGCCATATATACAGTCCACCTGTCGAGAAATGATTGGAGACAACATGTCCGAACTTACATTTCTAATTTCTCCAGGGCGGATGCCAGCAGCATTTAAGGTTTTTAGAAAAGAGGAGAGATTTTGTGGGTTGCTTAAACAGAATCCTAGAGTTTTTCCATTGATGTCTTGCATGGAGGAAATTCCACTGTCTTTTCTGCAAATTAGTCCACCAAGGCTTTTATCTATCAATCTTCCTATAGGGATGATAGGAAGTCCTTTTAATTGGCCTCGAATAACACCAAGAGCATGGTAGAGAGTGAGGTCAGTTTTTTCAAACATCAGGTG
This is a stretch of genomic DNA from Chlamydiifrater phoenicopteri. It encodes these proteins:
- a CDS encoding nucleoside monophosphate kinase is translated as MNFISFGMFNQEIIDVIKPYSELFSTILLFGPPGVGKDLLGNFLSQSGSQCYVSMGDVFRCYSPESPIRRMFHRYAVSGALIPDEIVINVWQYYVQGLIATGKYLPERQDLLLSGVPRTLGQCQLLESFTRVRHVIVLEAFDESELLARTQKLAHTRGLIGEVGLDVLKRRLESYYKDIEELIAFYPKHKVSRIQAEQKPFEVLRDVLSRLSHVLSDPCAA
- a CDS encoding MarC family protein produces the protein MTIQLLSFSLVLCLIADSFLNMAHLQAIFQSFSLKRSLLLLSRDLLISLPIIFILFFVGKGALSALRTPDCAILASAGALITLNGLKASFNKSKEIPEISKNRSLLFPVATPLIIGPAWFAGCFVLIISNPQPREYSYILGLSWIFLFFSTLTLFALTRKDKVLQASRAIIGLFVSIIGVQIFIRGLQLALLAH